The genomic segment ACCCGGACCCACGGGTACATGAAGAGCATCTCCATGTCGAAGGCCAGGAAGATCATCGTGATGGGGTACCAGCGCACATGGAAGCGGGAGAAGGCGTGCTCGCCCGGGGGCGGTCCACCGCTGAACGGCCCGGCCTCCAGCGGCTCGCGGTCCGCCGCCAGCCACAGCCCCACCCCCCGGACCAGCAGCAGCCCTCCGGCCACCAGGCCCAGGAGCACGAGCACCGGCTCCCACACGTCCATGTCGTCCTCCTCCGCCACCGCCGGTACCCGCCAACGCCATGTCAACACATCCCGACAAAAGCGGCAATGAGGGTGAATCACCTGCCGGTGGGCACGGAAAAGCCCGCACCACTCGGGTGCGGGCTCGCCGGGTCCGGCTCCGGCCGGCGGTACGGGGGGCGGCGCCGGGCCGCCCCCGCGGCGCTCAGCCGATGCGGACGCCCCACATGAACGGCATGCCGCTGGTGCTCATCGGCTCGTACCGCACACTCGTACCGGGCTTGGGGGCGTGGAGGATCTGGCCGTTGCCGGCGTAGAAGCCGACATGGCTGAGGTCGCTGCGCATGATGACGAGGTCGCCGGGCCGCAGCTGGCTCTGCGAGCTGATCCGGGTGCCGGCGTTGGCCTGGGCCTGCGAGGTCCGGGGTATCGCGATCCCCGCCTGCTGGAACGCCCAGGACGTGAGACCGGAGCAGTCGAAGGAGTTGGGGCCGGTGGCGCCCCACACGTACGGCATGCCGACCCGGCTCTTGGCCGCCTCGAAGGCGGACGCGGCGCGGCCGGTGGCGCTGGACTGGCTGCCGAGCTCGGCGCGGGCGCTGGTGCGGTTCGCCCGCTCCTCCTCCGCGGCCATCGCGGCCTTCTCCTCGGCCGTCAGCTTGTTGAGGAGGCGCTGGGCCTTGGCCAGCTTGCCCTGGATCTCCTTCTTCCGGTCCCGGAGCTCCGTGCGGGTCTCCTCCAGGTCCTCCAGCTTGTCCGCCGCCTCGGCGCGCTGCTGCTGCAGCGTGCGCTGCTTCTCCTGCGCCTTCTTGAGCGTGGTGAGCTGCTGGCTGCTGAGCCGGTCGAGCGTGGAGGCCTTCTCGAGGTAGCCGTCCGGGTCACTGGCGAGGAGGAGCTGGACCGACGGGTCGATGCCGCCGCTGCGGTACTGCGCCGTGGCCATCGAACCCAGGCCGTTGCGGAGCTTGTTGAGCTCGGCCTGGCCGCGGGCCACCGTCTCCTGCAGCGACTCGACCTCCTTCTCGAGCTTCTCCTCTTTCTCGTTCGCCCCGTTGTACTTCTCGGTCGCCTGCGTGGCCTCTTCGTAGAGCCGGTCGACCTGGGCTTTGACGCCCTTCTTGTCCGGGTCGGGCATCGGGTCGGCCTGTGCCGAGTTGGTGGAGAGGGCGACCGCCGCGGCGGTGACGCCGAGAACGGCCGCGTAAGCGCGCTGGTTAGGCTGCTTGGGACGACGGTGGGACGCCACTGAGGGCAGCTCCTTCTTCCTCGGCCGCCTGCCGGGAGGTGGGGCGCGCTCCCGGCTCCGCGCAACTCTGCGGAATCGACGGTGCCTTCGCCGCCGCCCCCATTGGGCAGCCGACCACGCGAAGGACTCGACGCCGGATCTTAACCCGCCGGGTTTCACGGCTCAAAGCCCCGGGTATTTCCGCCCGCCGGGCTGTCCGCATTCGCCCGGACACGTCGCCTTTGGCCCCGGCGCACACCGTCCGCCCGCACCGCGCGGGCCGGCGGACGGCACCGGGAACCCGTGGTCCCGTCCCGGTGCCGCCGCCGTCCGTCAACCGCCGTCGGAGGCCGTCGGGGGCTGTCAGCGGCCGAGGAGGTCCTTCATCCGGGTGATCTCCTCGCCCTGTGAGGTGACGATGGCCGCGGCCATCTTCCGGGCCGGCCCGTACTCACCCTGCTTCTGCTGGGTGCGGGCCATCGTCACGGCGCCCTCGTGGTGCTCGATCATCAGCTCCAGGAACGCCGTGTCGAACGCCTTGCCGGAGGCGGACTCCAGCCGCTTCATCTGCCCGGCGTCCATCATCCCGGACATGCCGTGGCCCTCGTGGGCCCCGTGGTCCATGCCGCCGGGCATCCGCTCCTCGCCCCAGGCGCCGAGCCAGCCGTCGAGGGTCTCGATCTCCGGCGCCTGGGCCTTCTCGATCTGCCCGGCGAGCTTCTCGACCTCGTCCGAGGCGGCTCGGCCGGATGCCAGGCGCGCCATTTCGACGGCCTGTTCGTGGTGCGGGATCATCCCCTGCGCGAAGGCCACGTCGGCGGCGTTGTGCTTCGCGTCCGGCGCCGCGCTCGCGGCGGAGGGGGCGGGCCGGGCCCGCGTGTCGTCGCTGCTGTTGTCTCCGCTCTCTCCGCCGCAGGCCGCCAGCACCAGCGCGGCTGCTCCGGCGGCGGCCGCGCGGGCGGCGCGGCGGGAAAGGGTACGGGTGGATCGCATGGTCACAACTCCTGAAGTCTGGTGCAGGCATGGCCGTATGAGGCGCCGGCGCGTGCGTGCGCGGCGCCTCGGGAGGCGCGGCCTATATCCGCAGGAGCTGGAGTTCGGAGAGCGAGGGCGGCCCTCTGCCGCCCTCGGGGGCGGGCGGCCCGGCCGTGGCCGGTGTCCCCACAGCGCCGCGCGTGGCGTAGGGGGCCGGGGACAGGGGCTGTGGGGCGGGACCGGTGCTCACGGAGGCCGCCGCGCAGTCCGTCACGGCATGCGTCTCGTGCCCGCCGCAGGGGTCGTGGCACGCGCCGTCGGCCGAGAGCCGGGGGCCGGGCGGCCGCTCCTCGGAGGAAGCGGAGGAGTGCGGCGGCGCGAGGGCCGTGGAAGCCGGTGCCGCCGCCAGGCCGTGCAGGCCGAGAAGACCGGCGAGCACGGCGAGCACGAGGCACGCGCGTGTCCGCCCCGGAGGGCGCCGGACCGGGCGCTGTTCTCGGCTCACGGCGTCATGCTATCGGGCCCCGGACCGCCGGGCCGGTGCTTCGCGGTGCCGGTGCGCGTGACACCGGACACCTCGCCCTCCGGGACGTCCGGGGGCGCGGAAACCGGGGCTCCGTTCCACGCCGGGGCGGAGCAACCGGTCCCGGTCGTGGCCGTGTTGTGAGAGAGCGGCACCGGTGCGCGGGGCCCGCCGGTGGTCCGGCGGCGTCTCCGGCGCCATGCGCGGGCCCAGTTCCTTCGAGGCGGCGGGCGAGCTGTCCGACGGCTGCCACCACGCGCTGAGCCACACGCGGGAGGCCTACGACTACGCGGTGCGGCACATCCGGGCCGGGGCCGAACGGGCCGGCCGGGACCTCCCGGAGGTCGCCGACCCCGCGGCCCGGCTCCGGCTCGTCCACGAACGGATCACGCCGGAGCTGTGCTGAGCCGCGTCCGGCGCGGGACGGCGCCGGGGCGGCCGCACCGGATCAGGGGGTCCGCTCCCCCATCAGCCGGGCGAAGGAGTTGGGGTCGGCGTGGTACCCGCGGAGGGTCTTGCGGAACTCCCAGGCGCCGTCGGCGTCCCGCCGGAACTCGGCGACGGTGGCGGCCAGGGCCCCGGAGACGCTCTCGAACTCGTCCCGCGCCAGTTCGGCCGGCCCGTTGAGGATCTGCACAGCGCTGTTCCGGACCCCGCCGAAGGTCCGGCGCCCCTCGCCCTGCTGGATGGCCACGCCCACGACCACCCGCGCGAAGGTGGGCGCCATCCGGTAGAGCTCCAGGGTCATGGCCTCGTCGACCCCGAAACCGACGCCGTTGCGGCTGTCCCGGGTGAGGGTGATGGTGCCGTCGGGCGACCGGCTGTCGAAGTGGACGAGGTACACCGGATCGCCGTACGGGTCCTCGGCCGAGTAGGTCCCGGCGATGATGTCGAGATCGCAGGTGGGTTCGCCGAGGGGACTGGGGTCCCACTTGACCGCCACCTGGACCTTCTCCAGGCCCTTGTTGAGATTGCCGTCGGAGCCCTTGCTGATGCTGCTCACGGGCTTCCCCTTCCCCCGGGACGGTGCGTTACGCGACGTGTACGGGCGCCATCGTATCGGCGGGCCCGCCGGTTGGAGGCTGCCCCGCTCACCGGGGCCGGAAAAGCCCTGTTGCCCGGGAAGCCGGCGGGACCGCCCAGGCGGGGATCCGGCGGTCCGTCAGGCCCGTTGGGAAGCGTGGCCCTTGGGGGCGGCCGCCCCCGGCCCTCGTCGCGGCGGGCCGGCCCACCGGTCCCGTCCCGCCGGACGCCCTACCGGGGCCCGGCCAGTTCGCGCACCGTCGCCATGTCGCTGAACGGGATCAGCTCCTCCCCCACGATCTGGAACGGTTCGCTGCCCTTCCCCGCGACCAGCACGATGTCCTCCGGACCGGCCTCGGCCAGCGCGAAGGCAATGGCCCGCCGCCGGTCGGCACAGCGCTCGAAGGGGGTTCCCGAGGCTCTCAGTCCCTCGCTGACGTGGTCCAGGATGATCTCAGGATCCTCGCCGCGGGGATTGTCCGAGGTGACGACGCACAGATCGGAGTAGGAACCGGCGATCTCCCCCATCCGGGCACGCTTGGTGACGTCCCGGTCCCCGCCGCAGCCGAAGACGGTGATGATCCGGCCGGGCGCGAAGTCCCGGATGGTGGCCAGCACGTTGTCCAGGGAGTCCGGGGAGTGGGCGTAGTCCACGATCACGGAGGCTCCGTGCGGAGCCGTGAAGCGTTCGAACCGGCCCGGGATCGGGGGGAGCCGGTCGAGGGCGGAGAGCAGCCCCTCCAGTTCGTGTCCGAGGAGATGGCAGGCCGCGACGGCGGCCAGCGCGTTGGCGACCGAGTACCGGCCCGGTACGGGAATGGCCACGGGGTACTTGTGGCCGGCGTGGTGGAGGACGAACCGCGCGCCGAAGGCGTCCATGTGCAGGTCGGTCGCCCGGTAGTCCGCCTCGGCGTCGATCGCGTAGGTGGACACCGCCCCGGGCATCAGGGCCTCGATCCGGGCTCCCACCGGGTCGTCGGCGTTGACCACCGCGCGCTCGCACAGCCCGCGGAAGAGGCGGAGTTTGGCCTCCGTGTAGCTCTCCATCGTTCCGTGGTCGTCCAGGTGATCCTGCGTCAGATTGGTGAAGACGCCCACGTCGATGGAGGTGTGGTCGACGCGGTGGGTCAGCAGGCCCATCGAGGTGGCCTCCAGGACCACGCTCGTGGCCCCGCGGTCGCGCATACATCCCAGCAGGTACTGGAGGTCGGGTGACTCCGGTGTGCTCAGGGCCGATCTCGGCATCGGGATCAGTTCGTCACCGATACGGCTCCCGGCCGTTCCGATGACCCCCACCCTGGCGTTCTCGGCGATCCGCAGGACGGACTCGGCCATGTGGGACACCGAGGTCTTGCCGTTGGTCCCGGTGACGGCGATCATGTCCATCCGCTGTCCGGGATCGCCGTGGTAGCGCGAGGCGACGGCCGCCGCGGCCGCCCGCGTCCCGGGCACCCGGACGACACACACGTCCCCGGCGGCCGCCCAGACCGACTCCGGTGGTCCGGGCCGCCCCTCCTCGACGAGCACCGCCGCCGCACCGCGCGCGAGGGCGGGCCCGATGGCCTCGGGACCGCCCTCGCGGTGACCGGGCACGGCGATGAACAGCGAACCGGGCGACACGCGGCCGGCGTCGAAGCAGACTCCGGCGGTGATGTCCGTCTCCGGATCGCCGCGGAGGATCTCGTGGTCGTGTCCGGCCAGCAGTGCGTTCAGCTTCACAGGCGTCCTTGTCTGGGGCGCGGCGGGCCCGCGCGTCCCGGCCGGGCGCACGGCACACCGGGGCCACCGCTGGTGCGGCGACGGGCGGGACGGACGCGGAACGGAACGGCGGGCCCGGCGGCGCCGGGGTACCGGAACTCAATCCGGCGGGGGTGGTCACGGCGCTCCGGGTCAGGAGCGGAGCCGTGCGGAGAGATCCGCGGAGGGGAGAGGAGGGCGAGAGCCCGGGTGGGGTGCGAGGGGTCGCCGGCGCTAGCCGTGTCCGTGCAGCGCCCGGCAGCCGGCGTCCGGCACGGCGCCCGGTGCGGGACCCGTCGCCGGGATCGCGCCGTCCGGGAGCGCGGCGCGGGGAGCCCTGCGCGGGCACTCCCTCACTCCGTCTGTGCGACCCATGGCCCCAGTGTACGTCCCGTGCCACCGGCGGATTCACGGCGCGAGCGGCACCGGGCCGGGCCGGACGGGCCGCCGCGGAGCCGGGGCACGGCGGCCGGCAGCGAGCGGCGGGGCGGACTGCGCGTCAGGGGCGGCGTCCGGAGAGGACGCCGCCCCTGACGGGCGGACCGGGAAGGGGGTTCAGGACCGGGGGCGGGCGAACCAGGCCGCGCCGTCCTTCATCGCCGTGAAGGCGACGACCAGACCACCCGCGATGATCCACAGCAGGCCGGGCGGGAAGAAGTAGATGCCGGAGACGATCATCAGTGCTCCCACGACGATCGCGGCGATCCGGACACCGCTGCCGCCCTTGCCGAACTTGGCGGCGACCACGATCTCCGCGATCGACAGGATCAGCGCGAAGGCCCCGAGCCCGAGCAGGAGCCCGGCCGATATGCCGTCCTGCAGGCCC from the Streptomyces xinghaiensis S187 genome contains:
- a CDS encoding DUF6153 family protein, with the translated sequence MSREQRPVRRPPGRTRACLVLAVLAGLLGLHGLAAAPASTALAPPHSSASSEERPPGPRLSADGACHDPCGGHETHAVTDCAAASVSTGPAPQPLSPAPYATRGAVGTPATAGPPAPEGGRGPPSLSELQLLRI
- a CDS encoding TerD family protein, which encodes MSSISKGSDGNLNKGLEKVQVAVKWDPSPLGEPTCDLDIIAGTYSAEDPYGDPVYLVHFDSRSPDGTITLTRDSRNGVGFGVDEAMTLELYRMAPTFARVVVGVAIQQGEGRRTFGGVRNSAVQILNGPAELARDEFESVSGALAATVAEFRRDADGAWEFRKTLRGYHADPNSFARLMGERTP
- a CDS encoding UDP-N-acetylmuramoyl-L-alanyl-D-glutamate--2,6-diaminopimelate ligase, yielding MKLNALLAGHDHEILRGDPETDITAGVCFDAGRVSPGSLFIAVPGHREGGPEAIGPALARGAAAVLVEEGRPGPPESVWAAAGDVCVVRVPGTRAAAAAVASRYHGDPGQRMDMIAVTGTNGKTSVSHMAESVLRIAENARVGVIGTAGSRIGDELIPMPRSALSTPESPDLQYLLGCMRDRGATSVVLEATSMGLLTHRVDHTSIDVGVFTNLTQDHLDDHGTMESYTEAKLRLFRGLCERAVVNADDPVGARIEALMPGAVSTYAIDAEADYRATDLHMDAFGARFVLHHAGHKYPVAIPVPGRYSVANALAAVAACHLLGHELEGLLSALDRLPPIPGRFERFTAPHGASVIVDYAHSPDSLDNVLATIRDFAPGRIITVFGCGGDRDVTKRARMGEIAGSYSDLCVVTSDNPRGEDPEIILDHVSEGLRASGTPFERCADRRRAIAFALAEAGPEDIVLVAGKGSEPFQIVGEELIPFSDMATVRELAGPR
- a CDS encoding DUF305 domain-containing protein — translated: MRSTRTLSRRAARAAAAGAAALVLAACGGESGDNSSDDTRARPAPSAASAAPDAKHNAADVAFAQGMIPHHEQAVEMARLASGRAASDEVEKLAGQIEKAQAPEIETLDGWLGAWGEERMPGGMDHGAHEGHGMSGMMDAGQMKRLESASGKAFDTAFLELMIEHHEGAVTMARTQQKQGEYGPARKMAAAIVTSQGEEITRMKDLLGR
- a CDS encoding C40 family peptidase, whose translation is MASHRRPKQPNQRAYAAVLGVTAAAVALSTNSAQADPMPDPDKKGVKAQVDRLYEEATQATEKYNGANEKEEKLEKEVESLQETVARGQAELNKLRNGLGSMATAQYRSGGIDPSVQLLLASDPDGYLEKASTLDRLSSQQLTTLKKAQEKQRTLQQQRAEAADKLEDLEETRTELRDRKKEIQGKLAKAQRLLNKLTAEEKAAMAAEEERANRTSARAELGSQSSATGRAASAFEAAKSRVGMPYVWGATGPNSFDCSGLTSWAFQQAGIAIPRTSQAQANAGTRISSQSQLRPGDLVIMRSDLSHVGFYAGNGQILHAPKPGTSVRYEPMSTSGMPFMWGVRIG
- a CDS encoding NADH-quinone oxidoreductase subunit A; this encodes MDVWEPVLVLLGLVAGGLLLVRGVGLWLAADREPLEAGPFSGGPPPGEHAFSRFHVRWYPITMIFLAFDMEMLFMYPWVRVVSEKGPSAVAEMFLFLGILFAGVVYARREGAFRWT